The genomic DNA TGTTGAAAGAGCCAAAATTCGATTTACCAAACTTGAAGGCTGGTTTGAAGCAAATAAAACTTTCTCAGAGGCAAGATAATACGCTTATACTGAATTTCCAACATATTTTACTTGAAAGGCAGACTTGTGAAAATGGAAATTTCGGCAACGTGGTCAGGTGTTTGGTCGATTATCAAACGTTCACTCATATTTCGGTGAAACATTTTTTTTGAGGATGTTACTCACGCACATCAAAGGTGCCACATCATACCAAAATCTCAAGACTGTCAATGGAATTGCTTATAATTCTTATCAAGAAGCATGTGATGCACTTGGACTTCTAAAGGATGATAGACAGTGGGATGTTGCTATATCAGAAAATGCAGTTCATGCAATGCCACATCAACTTAGATAGTTATTTGTGCATATATTATCAAACAATCAGGTTGCTGACCCTTTAAAACTATGGGAGAAATATTGGGAATCCATGTCTGAGGATATTCAGTTGATCAGAACAAGGATTGCCAACAACAATGAACAGCATCTTAATCAATCAGACCTTCAGAATTTTTCTTTGGCATGTATTTTCTAAATTGGTTATAGTTGAACAAACTTCATTTTTAAAGGTATATCATACAATTAACCTATTAATCTTTTCATTAATTCCGATTTATAAATACATTGTAGAAATTGAAAAACTCTTTAATGATGTTTGTAAAAATCTTAAAGATTACAACTCGATGCCTTTTCCTGATGACAGCTTTATGCATGGACTTGATAACAGATTATTGTCTGATGAACTTTTTTACAACAAGGAacaggagcattaggaacatgaCAAACTTTACCGCACACTTaataaagagtagcttgatgtCTATGCTTCTATTATTGACAGCGTTGAAAATGGCAAAGGAGGTGTTTTCTTTGTATACGGCAGTGGAGGATGTGGAAAAACTTTCATTTGTGTTCAAAAGAGTTCAATTTCCAGTCTAGTTGTGTTATACTATGACGATTAATAAGAGTCACGGACAGTCGCTTCACAAAGTTGGACTTTATTTGCCGAGATCCGTATTTACACATGGACAACTTTATGTTGCTGTATCGAGAGTTACTTCTCCTTCAGGCttatatattctaattgatagtGACAGTGGAGGATATACAAATGTAACGGCTAATGTAATTTTTGAAGAAGTTTTCTACAATTTGCCAAGCAAAGATGATCAAAATTGATAACTGCACAATTTGCATTTATCTCTAATAACAACTTTAATTAAAGAATATCTTGCTAATTTATAGAGTGTATATGTATCACTTAACTTCCTAATCTTTACTTTATTGTATGAAGTTAATTTGTAGGATTGTTCAAATATCATAAACAATATATTCATAATTGCCTTATTTAAAGCCTAATTTATAGTAATGTGAAATCGATATTTAATCTTCCATATGTAAAGTATTTGTAGTAAGATTTGAACATAATTCTTCCGCTTTTTACATATCCTGTTGATCAATATTTCACTGTCTTTCTATGAAATCGTTAAACAATATGTGTTATTATATTATACATGATTATCATGACAAAATAATCCATTGTGAGATGCCTCCATACACTAAGTAAAATTAAATAAAGCATTCGAATGTAACATGATTTCAATTGAAAATgcataaaaatttataaaaaatacaTAAAATGACAAATAAATGGAGTATAATACTCGTACATAGCAACATAAAGGATGGAAAACTTGATGGAGTTAAAACAGAGTCTATGACAATTTGCGAACTGCTAGAGTAATAGAAACCTTCAACAACATCTTTTTAAAACACCGTACATGTCAAAAGCAAGTTATGTAGCTTAAGAGAGAGCTGGTTACTTAATTTCTACCGGGGAAGCTAACAAGAAACACGACAACATCTTCTTCCAAAAGGGCAAAAACCAGAGTTTCATCCAAAGATACGTGGTTATCTATTGTAAATTGATTCCATCCTCCTGACATCCTAAAAGTTCTGCCGGATAACACAATCGCAATACTCCATTCACCGTTTGGAGTCCTCAAGACAACTCTATCGCTAGCTTCGAAAGACCGATTTCGTGGACTGATGTGTTTTGGAATATACTACAGAAAGAGAGTTTTTTATTAAACTGATCAATCCAACACAATCTCAAAAGCGAACTATAATTGTTATTTACAGAATATTAGAAGAATACAAACACAATGATGTTACATCGAACTATATTAATTTAAGATTTATACGTTTCACGAAACGTCCATGAGTTATGTTGTCCATATTAGATTGGCTCATCACAGCAGTAAAATTGATAGGATCGATGTTTAGTCCTGCTTGCTGTATTCCTGCAGCAATGTGCTCCACGCCAGCCTCCAGATCAAGCTCATCATTCTCTGGTTCCCCAGGTTCGATATCATTTTCCATTTCTGTCACATAGAAATAAATATTGATTAATCAATTTAAGTAAACATTGGTCATATAAATGATGtctaaaaaaatatttaagcaaATTGATAGATGAAAATAGATAGATTTGTTGCATAATGCAAATTAAGCATTTAGTCAGAGCACAATGACCTGTATTACTCGAACGGTTATCCATCAGCATAACTTCGACGTTTGAACTAAGAAATACCATGATTAAAAATTTCCATTGCCAAAGTAAGTAAGTAAAATTTTCTCGGACTCGGTTAAACCATAGTCAGCCATAAGATCTGTTATGCCATATATTTTCTGAACATTTGGGAAACAGGTTCCGTCATACTGATCTCTATTTctaaaaaaatgataaattagGTGGAAGCACTTTTCTGAACTATCTCCGGAATCGTCCCGAAATTGGCTGAAAAACACGGAGTTGTTAAAGCGCAATGTACAACCTAGGAAATATCACCCAATAAACAAATTTATGGTAGCTTTTATTGAAAAtcaatattttaaattttaaaaatcatatgaAATCTTAAAATTTAGTATGATGAACACTTGTTAATAAAAAAACACAGAAAACACTGGTTTTCAGTTACTTACTATTTCTCCAAGTTTAATTTCCTCACTGTTGAGAAACACAAGTATCTTCCATCCAAACCCATTTGTGAGATCTAAAATTACAATTTGATTTAAAGTATAGGTTGAAAAGTATACTACTCTAATAAAGAAAGTACAAATATGATTAAGTTTCGGAATTGAATATGAGAAAGTCACCTTGTTCATAAAATATGTCACGCAATATAGTTCTATTCAGGAAATAAATCACCTCATTGAAGTCATCTTTTAAAAAACTTGCAAAGAACTTTTCATTTCCATTATAAGAGAAAATCATTATAGATCCAAACAAACCACGACATCcctaataaattctgatatatgaCGAAGAGATTGTTCTGTTTTCTTGAATCGAACATGTGACTCATGTCCATTGACTATTTGTATTATAACAGTACTCGGTACCTTTGACCGAACAGCCGTAATGAAACTTTCAGGTAGCCTCTGCGATAGGATTAAagtttttataaattaatatcACATATGTATCAAAGACTTAATATGTTTTGAATATAATAAGCATTAAAAGAAATCTCACCAAAGAATCAAGCTCTTTGTCTTCTCTATATCCTGACAGAAATACAAGGAATGAAGGATAGTCATTGCTATAGTACTTGAGCTATATTATAAAACATAAATTATAGAATAAAAATTCCAAGTTGATTTGTGAAACCAATCTTACTGTTAAATGAGGTTAAACTATATCTATACATAAAAGGACTGTAAAATAATGGAAATAATAGCTTTACTGACGATGTTTGAATCTTCCAGTAACTTTATATTTGTTCATCGTGCTTCCATATTTTGACGAGTATCTATCATATATATATCgagtaatatattatattattaattgattaaacaTTATATCAATCTAATCCAAAACTATTCACCAGTTTGTACATTTGTCTACTGCTCTCGCAAAAGAGCTTGTTCCAACAATAAACTTTAATCATCTTAATGCATATCACAAGTACAAACATTAGTATACAAATTCTACAATATACATAAGAACTTAAACATAAACACGAAATATAAAGATGCAGAACATACATAatatacaaataataataacataGTGTATACAAACAATACTCACTATTTTCAGTGATAATCTAACCCGTACACACAATACTCACAACTTCAATCCCATTATCAATACCAATTAACAATAATCATGGGTCAAAACAACACATTGAGCAATTATACAAACTTATTGATacttttttttgctaaataactTATTGATACTATTGAACCAGAGGAAGTTAAATCAAACTCAATTAGTGACAAAATTGAGTTGTAATTGAAAGATAAACCTTGAAAAAACGCTTACCTGATTAATCGAAGTGATTTTAGTTGCTCAACCACTTTTTTCCCTCTTCTCCCTCTTTTCCGGTTGTTTTCTCCTAGATCTACATGCAAAGGTTTTGTGTCCCAATGTTTTGTCACATAAATATGTAagatattttaataataattataaatataaatatataaaatattttaaaaataaatataaagataGTTTCCTCAACAAACATAAAACATTTGTCATTAATGGATTTTACtgatattataattttaaagaaTATACATTAAAATCATATTATAAGGATACGTTATCTATCTACAATAGAACGTAATATTTTCATCATTATCAACCAAATTGAACCAAAAGGAGAAGTATCAAGTAGATAATAGTACAGTtaaattaatatttgatattatttaaattatttattatattattaaagaacatattattatttaatatataataaaaatacaTTATTAATATTCTATATTTTTAGATGTAAAGATAATTTACTCAACTAACATAAAATCTATGTCATTAATGGATTTTATACTATAATTTTGAGAAATATACATTAAAATTAGATTATACGGATATGTTATATAACCGCAGTAGAAcgtaataattttttttatcattattCACTCAAATGAACAAAAAGTGTTGAACTATAACTTAATAGAACAAAAAATGCTAAAAAATTATATGATTAAAAATTGAcctcaaataaaataaaatagataaaATAATCTGAAATAGTTAGGTGTCTGCTTATTTGTATCCTCTCCAAATTTCACGGTTTCTACATGTTTATACAATGTAAATGCAACTATTATAATACAACCGACAATATGATATTATTAATGTCTCaagaatttaaattaataaaattaaatcaaataaattaaaataaatttataaatgaCCATAATAATCATTAATTCCGATTGGTGTCTGTTGTTGGTTCGTATCCATTTTTTGTGTTTTCTCCATATTAGACGATTTAAATGCAACTATTATATTACAACTGGCAATATGATATGTTATTTGCAGAATCAAGTATCTATTGACATATAACAAACttataaatttgaaaaaaaatccaaTTTCACAAATTATATCCTTTATTAAAATATGAGCGGCTTTCTGTCACAACAGTACTTATCCAATATGGTTGTTCGGACGTTCTACCATTACTTCGTTCATGTCAAATACTAATTGTAAAATATCATGAGTAACAAGATGTTTAGTTATGAAGTAAGTGAAATATATCAGATGGAAAATTACAAAACTAATTAAATTTTACGAAATAACCTAATCTTAAATACTTTATTGTCAAATATTTCATTAATACCCATGTCTATAACACAAGTCACATTTCAGTCACAGCTAGACTTATAAAAcaattaaatttaataaaatgaAGTACGACACAATTCTAAATCTTATTATCTTTACTAATATTTCaagaaattaaattaataaaaaaatagatATGATAATCAAAAACAACATGGTGGCTGCTGCTATTTATCCTCTCCATTTTTCGTGTTTTCtacctttatataatttaaatgtaATTATTATATCCCAACAGACAATTTGATATTACTAATGTctcaaaaatttaaaataataaaagaaaataaaattaaataaattaactgGAGTCCATAATAATAATCATAAACGACATGGTGTCTGTTGCTTCTTATCCGATCCATTTTTTGTGTTTTCTCCATATTAGATGATATAAATGCAACtattaaattataataataacTGGCAATATGATATACAATCAACGGAACCAAGTATATATTGACATATAATGAAACTTATAATATAAATCCTCGACTTAAATTTATTCTTATTATAACAATGCAGTAAATCCTGGACTTAGCATCAACGGCTTTCTGTCACAGCCGAAGTTATCCAATATGTTTGTTCATACGTTCTACCATTGCTCCGTTCATGTCTAATACTAATCGTAAAACATCAACTAAAAAAAAGTTCAGCTATGAAATAAGTGTTATCTTATTAAGTTTTGGATAACATAATATATCACAAATTGTAATAGAAATGTGAAATATATAATATGGTAAATCACAAAACATTTTGAATGTGTATTATATTACTACTATTTCAagaaataaatataataataaggAACTACATGGTCTCTGCTGCTATGTATCCTCTATAATCGATGTAAATGGAACTATTATAATACAAACATAAATATGATATGTTATTTGTAAAATAAAGTATTTGttgatatataaaataataattttaaaatcgtTCGATTAGGTTCAAAGTATATTGCAGAATTTATGCCTTATTAGCATTTTTATACATATGTGTTATTAATAACTTAATAATATTCTacatttttatttaatatttaatatgtAAAGCGATTTTATCAAGAAGCCTAATGAAgtcatattatatatataaagagCTCTCTCTGATATAGATCACATGATTTAAgtttattattacttatttattattgataaataatACATTTTGGACTTTAACAAAATCAGGTTACATTCTTATCACCTAATAAAAAATAGGTCATATATGATAATTTCTTAAATTCCATATGATTAACACAATCAAATATTTATAACGATTTGCATATATAAGACAAACAATACAAATGTACCTAATTACGTGGTTTAAGGTATACAAAAATGGAAGATAAAATGTGTTGGGAACAACTTTATTTTGAAATATATACAAAGATATCTGATTGCCCATTATCAGTTTATTTGTTAAGGAATATTTAGCTGTTAATTTGTTTAGATAAATCAGAATAATGCAGGATTACAGGATCAATCAATATCCTAACAATCAATAATGAACTATGATATGTGGGAAGATGGTAGTTAAATAGAACATGATTACAAcatttatattataataaaacaTCACGCAGACCTGGTTCACTACCACTGATCAATAGCTTCTTTGCAACCGGTAAGAATAACTATTATAAACACATTAGTGTTTTTTTATGGAGCTATTTATACTCATTATTTGTTGAAATTTTTGCAGATATGGAGATGCACAGTCATTTGTCTGCTTTGAATAAGACTGGGAATGATTTGTTCCTGATAGTTCGTGTCACCAGGATTTGGAATAATACTACTAGCCCTGGCATTTTGATTCGTTACAATATGATTTTGTTAGATTGTGAGGTTAGTTTTTTTTATATGAACATTGCATAAACTATCATATTTTTTAAATGTGGCATTTAGTTTTATATAAATACATTACCAATTTCTGTTATTCAATTTCCAGAATAACCATATGCACGCAGTTGTTGCTCCAGAGCTTTCGAATCTCTTTGCTGGTATTATTATTCCAGGTAGCATCTATTGCATCAGAAACATGAATGTTTCCCCATCTAGTGGTTTGTTTAGGCCTGTACATTCGAAGGATATGATCCATTTTACTGCCCCCACCACTGTTGTATTGGACCTGAACAATGATCTCTTCATCCCGATGCATAAGTTTCATATTACACCATTGAATGAGCTTCGCGATTCTTTCTATTTTTATGGATCTGAACACCAGCCTGTGTACTCTACAGGTAACTTATATGATTTAGCAAGACCAACTGGTAGTATATTATGTATTGAACTTATGGCTAAATGTCTAAATTAACAGATGTCGTTGGAGTTGTTGAGAATCTGAAAGCCATGAGGACTGTGCAGACGAGACATGGTTCAAGGGATCTTATGCGCTTCAATATTGTTGATGGAATATAAGTGTGATTTACTTCACTGTGTCTTAATTGCTTAAATTCAATGTTATAACTCATTATACTTTACACAATTCACAGGAATAGGCACTGTGTATCCTTTTATTCTCCATTTCCTGAACATTATGAAGTATTGTATGAAACTCAGTTGGAGaatgttaggcctcaatgatactatagaagggggttgaatatagtatctacaatcaattcgattatgagcacaacactactagaaaaatggGATCAtacatcggttcagaaccgatgttaaaaaaatctgaaccgatgtcttcgcgtgtgatgttaaatgtcattagtctttgacatcggttaacagtcgatgtctattacagtgctatacatcggttttaagattaaatgtgatgtctttgcaacaaatttcagcttatattacattattttaaggttaatatgagtatattatgaggtatttatccatttaaacatgaaacctacaagctctaaaagccatttattaaaattctttcgaacaaaccaatgtgaaatgctagatcagacatcggttagatAAGTTGGccgatgtgaaatgtttgattagacatcggttaaattagcccccgatgtgaaatgatggaaaagacatgggtgttcttcacgaaaccgatgttaaatctttttgtttaacatcagtcagtttctctaaccgatgttatttgacttaaaatacattgagtttcttttcagaaccgatgtcaaatgactatttcacatcggttttttagttctttttcatttaatattattttacctGATGTCTTACTTATATTTTTTACATCATTTTATATTTACCAATGTGATGTTAATATTTTGTATATTGCATGCCATCCTGATACTGTTCACATCCACATGAACCAATTACATTTACAAACAAAAAAATACCAAATAATACAATATAAACATAAGCTACTATTATCTACACTTGAGTGAACACCAGACTTAGAGTCTCGATTATTAGCTTCAGCTAAAAATTTATTAACGTAAAGTTACTATTATAATATAGAGAGATAATCTAAGGGGATATGACATCGAAGAATATAATCTGCATCCAGCATGCAAGCTAAATTTCTGAGCTTCTGAACTTAGTAACAAGAACTAAATATTGATGTGGCTGCTGATCTTGTGTCAGTGAATAGGCTTGCGGTTGAGACATCCGATAGTAAGGTTCTTTAAGATCAAGCTTGCAAGTGGATGATTGCAGAATTCCTCCTTGCTCAGCACCAGGGCCCCACATTTTAACTAATCAAAGACATTTGATAACACATTAGATTAAATCAAGTATACTGATCACATAGATACAGAAAACACCAACCTGACATAGTTAGATTGACTGTGTAACTCTGAGTACTGTGAGCAATCATATGAAGATGACCAACTATTTCTTGTCCTGGCATGACATACAGTTCAAGGTTTCTGGGGCAGAGCATGCTTGAGGTTCCACAAAAACCTCCTTGAACCAACAATTTCATTCCATCTTTTGCACACACAACCCGCTCTAATAATGCTTGCAACGGGAAGATAAGCCAGAATTAATTCTAACAAGTCATCAGGAAAGATTGAATCCACAGAAACGGTTGTATTTTCATTATTCCCCTCATCACTTAGCTCTGAATACGAATAAAAAACATGGACGTTTCTTATAATGATGTCTACGGAATGACTGACCCATGATGTTTCCCCTTCTATAGTGAAGGAATGAAACTAATCTGAATTAAAACATTAAATATTAAAATCTATTAAATTAGAAAGGAAATTGTACAAAGCACTTCCTCAAGAACTAAGACTAGATATT from Apium graveolens cultivar Ventura chromosome 5, ASM990537v1, whole genome shotgun sequence includes the following:
- the LOC141660419 gene encoding uncharacterized protein LOC141660419, with protein sequence MNYDMWEDDMEMHSHLSALNKTGNDLFLIVRVTRIWNNTTSPGILIRYNMILLDCENNHMHAVVAPELSNLFAGIIIPGSIYCIRNMNVSPSSGLFRPVHSKDMIHFTAPTTVVLDLNNDLFIPMHKFHITPLNELRDSFYFYGSEHQPVYSTDVVGVVENLKAMRTVQTRHGSRDLMRFNIVDGI